A window of Kiritimatiellaceae bacterium contains these coding sequences:
- a CDS encoding dTMP kinase: MRGKFITLEGPEGSGKSTQAKTLIRRLAGCGIEAVYAREPGGTAIGEAIRNILQHNEAGEAPCERAELLLFEASRNQLVEKVIRPHLKKGIWVICDRFMDSTTAYQGYGRNLPVEEIQAINRFSVNGVSPDLTLLLDLDVATGFKRIAQRYLALGESADRFEQEDRSFHERVREGYLKLAKQDPKRFYIINAAKKPDAVAVAIWDTVTDVFRQSI, from the coding sequence ATGCGCGGCAAATTCATAACTTTAGAGGGGCCGGAAGGCTCCGGAAAATCGACGCAGGCCAAGACGCTGATCCGGCGGCTGGCCGGTTGCGGTATCGAAGCCGTTTACGCCCGCGAGCCGGGCGGTACGGCAATCGGCGAAGCGATCCGCAATATTCTCCAGCATAATGAGGCGGGCGAAGCCCCTTGTGAACGGGCGGAACTGCTTCTGTTCGAAGCCAGCCGTAATCAGCTGGTTGAAAAAGTGATCCGACCTCATCTCAAAAAAGGCATTTGGGTAATCTGTGACCGTTTTATGGATTCAACCACCGCCTATCAGGGCTACGGTCGCAACCTGCCGGTCGAAGAAATTCAGGCCATTAACCGGTTCAGCGTCAATGGCGTTTCTCCCGACCTCACTTTGCTACTCGATCTGGATGTCGCCACCGGTTTTAAACGGATCGCCCAGCGCTATCTCGCGCTCGGCGAATCGGCGGATCGCTTCGAACAGGAAGATCGCTCGTTTCACGAACGGGTTCGGGAAGGTTATCTAAAGCTGGCGAAGCAAGACCCGAAACGTTTTTACATCATCAATGCCGCGAAAAAACCTGACGCCGTCGCCGTCGCAATCTGGGATACCGTTACCGATGTCTTCCGGCAGTCAATTTAG
- the aroQ gene encoding type II 3-dehydroquinate dehydratase, translating into MKTLKILVLNGPNLNLLGTREPEVYGTETLASIAQDMNACAGKLGAVELEFRQSNAESDLITWIGESRGKFNGIIINPAAYTHTSLGLGDAVKAVAKEVPMVEVHLSNTHAREEIRHKSLTAPGCIGQIMGFKGHGYILALQALVKHLRG; encoded by the coding sequence ATGAAAACGCTCAAAATTCTCGTTCTGAACGGCCCGAACCTCAACCTGCTTGGCACGCGCGAGCCGGAGGTTTACGGCACCGAAACGCTGGCCTCCATCGCGCAGGACATGAACGCCTGCGCCGGAAAACTGGGGGCGGTAGAGCTCGAATTTCGGCAGAGCAATGCGGAGAGCGATCTGATTACCTGGATTGGCGAAAGCCGCGGAAAATTTAACGGCATCATCATCAATCCGGCCGCTTACACCCATACCAGCCTTGGACTGGGCGACGCCGTTAAAGCGGTCGCCAAAGAAGTTCCGATGGTGGAAGTGCATTTGAGCAACACCCATGCCCGCGAAGAAATCCGCCACAAAAGTCTCACCGCTCCCGGCTGTATCGGTCAGATCATGGGATTCAAAGGCCACGGCTACATCCTCGCCTTGCAGGCGCTGGTGAAACACCTGCGCGGATAA
- a CDS encoding amidohydrolase has translation MSILIRQVEWNGSPVDVHISGNRIKKIGDCSGQTAETVLDGRNKAILPTFHNAHTHAAMAYMRSYADDLELFTWLNHHVWPFESKVTEADVYDGARLACLEMIKSGTTFFNDMYWFWHGTARAVDELGMRAALSAVFIDFDDPAKAKEQMEQNKRLFEERTQYSDRIIFQLGPHAIYTVSEKSLRWCAEFAAIHNLMIHIHLSETQKEVADCIQKHGMRPPEYLESIGFLGPNVTAAHCIWLEQSEMELLAQRGVKALHCPSSNMKLASGKFRFTDAINAGLQVAIGTDGCASNNCLDMGSEIKMAALLEKHFTGDTTVLNAQTAWHAGTCAGAEFFGLDSGIIAEGALADCMLVDLNNERLIPGHHLIADMVYSADSSCIDTVICDGKILMQNRRVPGEEEIIAKGRALREKFKR, from the coding sequence ATGAGTATTTTAATCAGACAGGTTGAGTGGAATGGGTCGCCCGTTGATGTGCACATCAGCGGCAACCGGATCAAAAAAATCGGCGACTGTTCCGGCCAGACCGCCGAAACAGTTCTCGACGGACGGAACAAGGCGATTCTGCCGACGTTTCATAATGCCCACACTCATGCAGCGATGGCTTATATGCGCAGTTATGCCGACGACCTCGAACTGTTCACCTGGCTGAACCATCATGTCTGGCCGTTCGAAAGCAAAGTTACCGAAGCGGATGTTTATGACGGCGCACGGCTGGCCTGTCTGGAAATGATTAAGTCCGGCACGACGTTCTTTAATGACATGTACTGGTTCTGGCACGGCACCGCCCGCGCTGTCGATGAACTGGGAATGCGCGCCGCCCTCTCCGCCGTCTTCATCGACTTCGATGATCCGGCCAAAGCCAAAGAACAGATGGAACAGAACAAACGGCTGTTCGAAGAACGGACGCAGTACAGCGACCGGATTATTTTCCAGCTCGGTCCGCATGCGATTTATACCGTGTCAGAAAAATCGCTCCGCTGGTGCGCGGAGTTCGCCGCGATACATAACCTGATGATTCACATCCATCTTTCTGAAACGCAAAAGGAAGTGGCCGATTGCATTCAAAAGCACGGTATGCGTCCGCCGGAATACCTCGAATCAATCGGCTTCCTCGGCCCGAACGTCACCGCCGCGCACTGCATCTGGCTCGAACAGTCCGAAATGGAACTGCTGGCCCAGCGCGGCGTGAAAGCCCTGCACTGTCCGAGCTCCAATATGAAACTTGCCTCCGGCAAGTTCCGCTTCACCGACGCAATCAACGCCGGACTGCAAGTGGCGATCGGCACTGACGGTTGCGCTTCCAATAACTGTCTCGATATGGGTTCCGAAATCAAAATGGCCGCCCTGCTCGAAAAACATTTTACCGGTGACACGACCGTTTTGAATGCACAAACCGCATGGCATGCTGGGACCTGCGCCGGAGCGGAATTTTTCGGTCTCGACAGCGGCATCATTGCCGAAGGCGCACTGGCTGACTGCATGCTGGTTGATCTGAATAACGAACGGCTGATCCCTGGGCACCACCTGATCGCCGATATGGTTTACAGCGCGGATAGTTCCTGCATTGACACCGTGATTTGCGATGGAAAAATTCTGATGCAAAACCGTCGCGTACCGGGCGAAGAAGAAATCATCGCTAAAGGCCGCGCCCTCCGGGAAAAATTCAAACGCTGA
- a CDS encoding thioredoxin fold domain-containing protein, with protein sequence MKKLILFSLLLAAVLTATAQSPVQKPAETSWQDVVKQFTVVRTGTGYMDVGDFTEFLDRAEGMRKKPGIFKRFTARPVTFYENWGLWPTLLLILFGGLALNLTPCVLPMIPVNLAIIGAGAQSESRRKGFALGSAYGLGITVVYGLLGLAVVLGGARFGALNASPWFNLIIAVIFLLLALAMFNVFHIDLAKLHQHLSRRQVEEEYLAAFGIGGLSALLAGACVAPVVIAVLLLSGNLYTNGVHAGLALPFVLGLGMALPWPFAGAGLSFLPRPGAWMEWVKRGFGVLILLLAGYYGQLGGRLLIAHMKPSGGEEHLVVCENKSTCFKDVLSEALAANQPVFIDFWADWCKNCRAMDKTTFADPKIKSRMERYKVIKFDASNYDESPAKEILDHFGVLGLPTYVVLNPVK encoded by the coding sequence ATGAAAAAGTTAATCCTTTTCTCTCTTCTTCTTGCGGCGGTGCTGACCGCTACCGCGCAGAGTCCTGTGCAGAAACCAGCCGAAACATCCTGGCAGGATGTTGTAAAGCAGTTCACCGTCGTACGAACCGGCACGGGATACATGGATGTTGGAGACTTTACGGAATTTCTGGATCGTGCGGAAGGGATGCGCAAGAAGCCCGGAATTTTCAAACGGTTTACGGCGCGGCCGGTTACGTTTTATGAGAACTGGGGTTTGTGGCCGACATTGCTGCTAATCCTGTTCGGCGGGTTGGCGTTGAACCTGACGCCATGCGTTCTGCCGATGATTCCGGTGAATCTGGCGATCATCGGGGCCGGGGCACAGTCGGAATCGCGCCGCAAAGGGTTTGCGCTCGGTTCGGCGTACGGACTGGGGATTACGGTGGTTTACGGACTTCTCGGACTGGCGGTGGTGCTGGGCGGCGCACGGTTCGGCGCACTGAATGCCAGTCCGTGGTTTAATCTCATCATCGCGGTGATTTTTCTGCTACTGGCGCTGGCGATGTTCAACGTATTTCATATTGATCTGGCAAAACTCCATCAGCATCTAAGCCGTCGGCAGGTCGAAGAGGAATATCTGGCCGCGTTCGGTATCGGCGGACTGTCAGCTCTGCTGGCCGGTGCCTGCGTGGCCCCGGTGGTGATTGCTGTACTGCTTCTTTCCGGCAATCTGTACACCAACGGCGTGCATGCCGGGCTGGCTTTGCCGTTTGTGCTGGGTCTGGGCATGGCACTGCCGTGGCCGTTTGCCGGAGCGGGGCTGTCGTTCCTGCCGAGGCCGGGCGCATGGATGGAATGGGTAAAGCGCGGATTCGGCGTGCTGATTCTATTACTGGCCGGTTATTACGGGCAGCTGGGCGGACGTCTGCTGATAGCACACATGAAGCCATCCGGCGGCGAGGAGCATCTGGTGGTTTGCGAAAATAAATCAACCTGCTTCAAAGATGTTCTATCGGAAGCTTTGGCGGCCAATCAACCGGTCTTTATCGATTTCTGGGCCGACTGGTGTAAGAACTGCCGCGCAATGGATAAGACCACATTTGCCGATCCAAAAATCAAATCCCGCATGGAGCGGTACAAGGTGATCAAGTTTGATGCCTCAAACTACGACGAATCACCAGCCAAGGAAATTCTTGATCATTTCGGAGTGCTGGGCCTGCCGACGTACGTCGTCCTGAACCCCGTCAAGTGA
- a CDS encoding HD domain-containing protein, which produces MDSDEHTALKILKQIRKAGFSAFFAGGSVRDKLLGRIAKDYDIATSATPDQIEALFPKTVAVGKAFGVIVVVQDGTETEVATFRADGGYQDGRRPDSIHFCGAEEDAKRRDFTVNGMFYDPLEDKVIDYVGGQVDLEKKIIRAIGDPEKRFSEDHLRMLRAVRFAHTLGFEIERATRAAIKKFAPDIAKISAERIENEFSRTLTESIKPGDALKDLVDLGLMAHIIPEILPMIGQEQPPEFHPEGDVFVHTCLMLNLMKNRDADTLAFGKWQTGASAPQLQNTPPNFNKLLAYTALLHDVGKPATAFMGADRLRFHGHERKSAEMAEEILRRLKLPSKEIKQIVTAVDGHMRFKDVQKMNKSTLRKLMGAETFDLELELHRVDCSGSHGLLDNYHFLLAKAEEMKNEPILPERWVTGKDLRELGVAPGPRMGELIQLAYDAQLEGRFPDRDALLVWLKTQI; this is translated from the coding sequence ATGGACAGCGACGAGCATACCGCGTTAAAAATTTTGAAGCAAATCCGCAAGGCAGGTTTTTCCGCTTTCTTTGCTGGCGGCTCGGTGCGCGATAAACTGCTGGGCCGTATAGCCAAAGACTATGACATCGCCACCAGCGCCACGCCGGACCAAATCGAAGCACTCTTTCCGAAAACCGTTGCCGTCGGCAAAGCCTTCGGTGTCATCGTCGTTGTGCAGGATGGAACCGAAACCGAAGTCGCCACGTTCCGCGCCGATGGCGGCTATCAGGATGGTCGCCGCCCCGACTCCATTCATTTCTGCGGCGCGGAGGAAGATGCCAAACGCCGCGACTTCACCGTCAACGGCATGTTCTATGATCCGCTCGAAGACAAAGTAATCGACTATGTCGGCGGACAGGTTGACCTCGAAAAGAAGATTATCCGTGCCATCGGCGATCCGGAAAAGCGTTTTTCCGAAGACCATCTGCGAATGCTCCGCGCCGTTCGTTTCGCACACACCCTCGGATTTGAAATCGAACGGGCGACCCGCGCCGCGATTAAAAAGTTCGCGCCGGATATCGCCAAAATCAGCGCCGAACGGATCGAAAATGAATTTTCGCGCACGCTCACCGAAAGCATCAAACCCGGTGATGCGCTGAAAGACCTGGTCGACCTCGGACTCATGGCGCACATCATCCCCGAAATTCTTCCAATGATCGGACAGGAACAGCCGCCGGAATTTCATCCGGAAGGCGATGTCTTTGTACACACCTGCCTCATGCTCAACCTGATGAAAAATCGTGACGCAGACACCCTCGCCTTCGGCAAATGGCAGACGGGGGCGTCTGCCCCACAACTACAGAACACACCACCCAACTTCAATAAGCTCCTCGCCTACACCGCGCTCCTGCACGATGTCGGGAAACCTGCGACAGCCTTTATGGGTGCAGACCGTCTGCGTTTCCACGGTCACGAACGAAAGAGCGCCGAAATGGCGGAAGAAATTCTGCGCCGTCTGAAACTGCCGTCGAAAGAGATTAAACAGATCGTCACCGCCGTTGACGGCCACATGCGCTTCAAGGATGTGCAGAAGATGAATAAATCGACTCTGCGTAAACTGATGGGTGCGGAGACATTTGACCTCGAACTGGAGTTGCACCGCGTCGACTGCTCCGGCAGTCACGGCCTGCTAGACAACTATCACTTCCTGCTCGCAAAAGCCGAAGAGATGAAAAACGAGCCGATCCTGCCCGAACGGTGGGTCACCGGAAAAGACCTGCGCGAACTCGGCGTCGCTCCCGGCCCGCGCATGGGCGAACTGATCCAGCTCGCCTACGACGCCCAGCTCGAAGGCCGCTTCCCCGACCGCGACGCCCTGCTCGTCTGGCTTAAGACACAGATCTGA
- the folE gene encoding GTP cyclohydrolase I FolE yields MEELIRKLLIELGENPEREGLKGTPARVAESYKFLTNGYHQNIDDVLNGAFFEAEDSHMVIVKDIEVYSLCEHHMLPFIGKCHIGYIPEKKVIGVSKLARVVDVFARRLQIQERLTDQIAHVIMEKTGAQGVGVVIEAQHLCMMMRGVEKQNSKMITSAMHGTFRSQLATRTEFLRLIGTIG; encoded by the coding sequence ATGGAAGAACTGATTCGCAAACTGCTGATTGAACTGGGCGAAAATCCGGAACGCGAAGGGCTGAAAGGAACGCCTGCCCGCGTGGCCGAGTCCTACAAATTTCTGACGAACGGCTACCACCAGAACATCGACGACGTGCTAAACGGCGCCTTTTTCGAAGCCGAGGACAGCCACATGGTGATCGTCAAAGACATCGAGGTTTACAGTCTCTGCGAACACCACATGCTTCCGTTTATCGGCAAGTGCCATATCGGCTACATTCCGGAAAAGAAAGTGATCGGCGTCAGCAAGCTGGCCCGTGTCGTGGATGTTTTCGCCCGCCGCCTCCAGATTCAGGAACGGCTGACCGATCAGATCGCCCATGTCATTATGGAAAAAACCGGCGCGCAAGGCGTCGGCGTGGTGATCGAGGCGCAACATCTCTGTATGATGATGCGCGGCGTCGAAAAACAGAATTCCAAGATGATCACCTCCGCCATGCACGGAACCTTCCGCTCCCAGCTGGCGACCCGTACCGAATTTCTCCGGCTGATTGGAACGATCGGTTGA
- the recN gene encoding DNA repair protein RecN yields MLSRLNIRNLALVDSLTVSFENGLNVITGETGAGKSLLIGALRLVLGERADKSLIRTGETTCNIEAVFELADPTDVNAALDAVGLPPCDGGMLIIRRTITESSSKNLINDSPVTLPVLKALGDVLVDMHGPYDHQSLLKTDAQMDILDAFGQLAADRAAYQEKYKRFQVLEKRFQELSNIDESGLAEQIDLLAWKVKEIEEAKISEEDETAVQQEHEQIANAQNILELAQTAVGGLTEAEYSAMEGLSAARKACTQLVKYMPAAEAWAEELEGAARTAQEISTIIQSAVEDINAGPERLQILDERLALYRSFKRKYAPTVPEILVKLDEWKARLKDLQSRDEQRAAVGADRAAALTETEKAGRVLRKKRQKTSSELADAITIELRDLGFEHGLFEVQLLDADEPAASGMDEIEFGFAPNAGETMRPLRAIASSGEISRVMLAVKAVLARHDRIPLLVFDEIDANVGGEIANAVGDKLAQVGRTHQVIAITHLPQVAVCGGAHYAVAKRVQDGRTFTQINQLTGDARTEEVARMLGGKDLTKVTLRHAQELLQNKKSTR; encoded by the coding sequence ATGTTGAGCCGTCTGAATATCCGTAATCTGGCGCTGGTGGACAGCCTGACCGTCTCGTTTGAAAACGGACTTAACGTCATTACCGGCGAAACCGGCGCGGGAAAATCTCTGCTGATCGGCGCGCTCCGACTGGTACTCGGCGAACGGGCCGACAAATCACTCATCCGCACCGGCGAAACAACCTGCAACATCGAAGCGGTTTTTGAGCTGGCTGATCCGACGGACGTCAACGCCGCGCTTGATGCCGTCGGCCTGCCGCCGTGCGACGGCGGAATGCTGATTATCCGCCGCACCATCACCGAAAGCAGTTCGAAGAATCTGATTAACGACTCGCCGGTCACCCTGCCCGTCCTCAAAGCGCTCGGCGACGTACTGGTCGATATGCACGGCCCGTACGACCACCAGTCGCTGCTGAAAACCGACGCGCAGATGGACATCCTCGACGCCTTCGGCCAGCTCGCCGCCGACCGCGCGGCCTATCAGGAAAAGTACAAACGGTTTCAAGTGCTGGAAAAACGGTTTCAGGAACTTTCCAATATTGATGAATCCGGCCTCGCCGAACAGATCGACCTGCTCGCGTGGAAGGTCAAAGAAATCGAAGAAGCCAAGATTTCAGAAGAGGACGAAACGGCTGTTCAGCAGGAACACGAACAGATCGCCAATGCGCAGAACATTCTCGAACTGGCGCAAACCGCCGTCGGCGGACTGACCGAAGCCGAGTATTCCGCCATGGAAGGACTTTCCGCCGCCCGTAAAGCCTGCACCCAGCTTGTTAAATATATGCCTGCCGCAGAAGCCTGGGCAGAAGAACTCGAAGGCGCGGCGCGCACCGCACAGGAAATCTCCACCATCATTCAAAGTGCCGTCGAAGACATCAACGCCGGGCCGGAGCGGTTGCAGATTCTCGACGAACGCCTTGCGCTCTACCGCAGTTTTAAACGCAAATACGCCCCGACCGTTCCTGAAATTCTCGTCAAACTCGACGAATGGAAAGCGCGGCTCAAAGATTTACAGTCCCGCGACGAACAGCGCGCCGCTGTCGGTGCCGACCGCGCCGCCGCGCTGACCGAAACGGAAAAAGCCGGGCGGGTTCTACGGAAAAAACGGCAAAAAACCTCCTCCGAACTGGCTGACGCCATTACCATCGAATTGCGCGACCTCGGTTTCGAACACGGACTTTTTGAAGTTCAGCTGCTGGACGCCGACGAACCGGCCGCTTCCGGCATGGACGAAATCGAATTCGGCTTCGCGCCCAATGCCGGTGAAACGATGCGTCCGCTGCGGGCGATTGCTTCCAGCGGAGAAATTTCGCGCGTCATGCTGGCCGTCAAAGCCGTACTGGCCCGCCACGACCGGATTCCCCTGCTCGTCTTTGATGAAATCGACGCCAACGTCGGCGGCGAAATCGCCAACGCCGTCGGCGACAAGCTGGCACAGGTCGGCCGGACGCATCAGGTCATCGCCATCACCCACCTGCCGCAAGTCGCCGTCTGCGGCGGCGCGCACTACGCCGTCGCCAAACGGGTACAGGACGGCCGCACCTTCACCCAGATTAATCAGCTCACCGGCGACGCGCGCACAGAGGAAGTAGCCCGCATGCTCGGCGGCAAGGATTTAACCAAAGTCACCCTCCGCCACGCGCAGGAACTGTTGCAGAATAAAAAATCTACGCGTTAA
- a CDS encoding DUF935 family protein: MRYLYLNKNHGTRDANNPLRSLNISRLVSFQEAGERGQYTDLMWLYYYIERSDAMIHSVIQRRRAALLSLDWDVRIVSQSQNDSRAQEQADFLRMVYDNIANFREAVSFLFTGFFRGFAHLEKHWSANGLIERLEPVEQWFWIRDGLFGDWEYNAGAVSGCQRGTPIDPENFVILETAALDRILSVLYLRKNLSQADWDTYISVYGIPSIFLVGPPNASEEKQKEFQEVSEQLLSNGRGFLPHDSDVKFVTGGGGRPPFRELIKYIDEQITITATGGILTMLTEPGSGTLAGTAHQETFLQIARADAITLAGILQNAIDVPLLQQHFPGQPVMAYFEFSPGFTQETKQVVLDAVNLKAAGLDVDPAELSEKTGYTLTKTPAIPAAK, encoded by the coding sequence ATGCGCTACCTTTACCTGAATAAAAACCACGGCACCCGCGACGCAAACAACCCGTTGCGCAGCCTCAACATCTCGCGGCTCGTTTCTTTCCAGGAAGCGGGCGAGCGCGGCCAGTACACCGACTTGATGTGGCTCTACTACTACATCGAGCGCTCCGACGCCATGATCCACTCCGTCATTCAGCGCCGTCGCGCTGCACTGCTGTCGCTCGATTGGGATGTCCGTATCGTTTCGCAGTCTCAAAACGATTCGCGCGCGCAGGAACAGGCCGATTTTCTCCGCATGGTCTATGACAACATCGCCAACTTCCGCGAAGCCGTATCCTTCCTGTTCACTGGCTTCTTTCGCGGCTTTGCCCATCTTGAAAAACACTGGTCAGCCAACGGGCTCATTGAACGCCTTGAGCCGGTAGAACAGTGGTTCTGGATTCGTGACGGACTTTTCGGCGACTGGGAATACAACGCCGGTGCCGTTTCCGGCTGTCAGCGAGGCACGCCCATTGACCCCGAAAACTTTGTCATCCTCGAGACCGCCGCACTCGACCGCATCCTCAGCGTGCTCTACCTACGCAAAAACCTTTCGCAAGCCGACTGGGATACCTACATCTCGGTTTACGGCATCCCGTCTATCTTCTTGGTCGGTCCGCCCAACGCCTCTGAAGAAAAACAGAAGGAGTTTCAGGAGGTTTCCGAACAACTCCTTTCCAATGGTCGCGGATTTCTTCCGCACGACAGCGATGTGAAGTTCGTCACCGGAGGCGGGGGACGTCCGCCGTTTCGCGAACTGATTAAATACATCGACGAGCAAATCACCATCACCGCCACCGGCGGCATTCTAACCATGCTCACCGAGCCAGGTAGCGGCACCTTGGCAGGCACCGCCCATCAGGAAACCTTTCTGCAGATCGCCCGAGCCGATGCCATCACCTTGGCTGGCATCTTGCAGAACGCCATTGATGTACCGCTTCTGCAACAGCACTTTCCCGGCCAGCCCGTCATGGCCTACTTTGAATTCTCACCCGGCTTCACTCAGGAAACCAAACAGGTCGTGCTCGATGCGGTGAACCTTAAAGCCGCCGGTCTCGACGTAGATCCCGCCGAGCTTTCCGAAAAAACCGGCTACACCCTGACAAAAACCCCCGCTATTCCAGCGGCTAAATGA
- a CDS encoding adenylate/guanylate cyclase domain-containing protein, with product MSLKDELVEQVGKFFREQWTERDGRVVPDADTVAMANEAVKLEDAVVLYADMSGSTALVNAESWQFAAEVYKAFLYCAARIISSEGGRITAYDGDRIMAVYIGDSPNTSAARTALKINWCRLEIINPLLLKQYPSKEYQLKHVVGIDRSTLRAARTGARGANDLVWVGRAANYAAKLSSLPDTHASRITADVYNRLVDDAKKHNGVSMWEEAQWTDMNNMKIYRSNWKWSL from the coding sequence ATGTCACTGAAAGATGAACTGGTTGAGCAAGTTGGGAAGTTCTTCAGAGAACAATGGACTGAGCGCGATGGTCGGGTTGTTCCAGATGCCGACACAGTTGCCATGGCGAATGAAGCCGTGAAACTTGAAGATGCGGTTGTCCTTTACGCAGACATGTCTGGTTCGACAGCCTTGGTGAACGCTGAATCATGGCAGTTCGCTGCTGAAGTATACAAAGCGTTTCTCTACTGCGCCGCAAGGATCATCTCAAGTGAAGGAGGCCGCATAACGGCCTATGACGGGGATCGCATCATGGCTGTGTACATAGGCGACTCGCCGAACACTTCAGCTGCTAGAACCGCCCTAAAGATCAACTGGTGCCGATTGGAGATCATTAATCCTCTACTCCTAAAGCAGTACCCCTCTAAAGAGTACCAACTGAAACATGTCGTGGGCATCGACCGAAGCACGTTGCGCGCCGCGCGTACCGGCGCACGAGGCGCGAATGACTTGGTATGGGTTGGCCGCGCGGCGAACTATGCGGCAAAGCTTTCTTCACTACCAGACACACACGCATCCCGCATTACTGCGGATGTTTACAACAGACTCGTAGATGACGCGAAGAAGCACAACGGCGTCTCCATGTGGGAGGAGGCACAGTGGACCGACATGAACAACATGAAGATCTACAGGTCGAATTGGAAATGGTCTTTATAG
- a CDS encoding cyclic nucleotide-binding domain-containing protein, producing MTSIGDRIAADTTGRILIDLLLQQQLVRGSEPVAQALAPACKIVSHSAGDVLIRQGDSDNDIYFMFSGSARILINEREVATRGAGQHVGEMALVDPASRRTATVVSREPTTYAQVCEPNFVAIANAHPILWRQIGIQLVRRLDERCKFHSSPNETPQLFIGSSREGIAIAKALASRIDPKLAVVSLWSEGVFGASHFPMEDLATRVQCSDFAALVATADDQVTSRGVSTQAPRDNIVFELGLFMGAITRHRTFLITPQGIDVKIPSDLLGINVVKYDPTAASPQDAVRTSADEISLAIQKMKSR from the coding sequence ATGACATCAATAGGCGACAGAATCGCAGCCGATACAACTGGACGGATTCTGATTGATCTGCTTCTGCAACAGCAGCTCGTTCGAGGAAGCGAACCGGTCGCACAAGCACTGGCACCCGCATGCAAAATCGTTAGTCATTCGGCTGGCGATGTATTGATTCGGCAGGGCGACTCTGACAACGATATCTACTTCATGTTCAGTGGTAGCGCCCGCATTCTCATCAATGAAAGAGAAGTCGCTACCCGAGGAGCCGGACAACATGTCGGCGAAATGGCCCTAGTTGACCCCGCATCACGTCGGACAGCAACGGTGGTGTCCCGTGAGCCAACGACATACGCACAAGTTTGCGAACCCAACTTCGTTGCCATCGCCAACGCGCATCCAATCCTCTGGCGCCAGATTGGCATCCAGCTTGTACGACGATTGGACGAACGATGCAAGTTCCACAGTTCACCCAACGAGACACCTCAACTATTCATTGGATCATCCCGCGAGGGGATCGCCATTGCCAAGGCTCTTGCCTCACGAATTGACCCCAAGCTGGCAGTTGTGAGTTTGTGGTCCGAGGGCGTATTCGGTGCTTCGCACTTTCCAATGGAAGACTTGGCCACACGAGTGCAATGCTCGGACTTTGCAGCATTGGTTGCCACAGCAGACGACCAAGTGACGAGTCGAGGCGTATCCACACAGGCACCAAGGGACAATATTGTTTTTGAACTCGGACTGTTCATGGGCGCAATTACCCGACACAGAACATTCCTCATTACACCCCAGGGGATTGATGTGAAGATTCCATCCGATCTTCTCGGAATCAACGTAGTAAAATACGACCCAACCGCAGCCTCACCCCAAGACGCCGTCAGAACGTCAGCGGACGAGATATCACTCGCGATTCAGAAGATGAAAAGCAGGTAG